In the Leguminivora glycinivorella isolate SPB_JAAS2020 chromosome 9, LegGlyc_1.1, whole genome shotgun sequence genome, CACAGCAACGTATTAACTTTCATTTCGTGCCAAGCTACTCACCTGTGTTTGCTGGTCTTGCGGAAGCTGCTGTGAAGAGTTCAAAGTACCATTTAAAGCGTATATTGCAATCTTATGTACTGACGTATGAACAGATCAATACAATTTTATGTCAGATTGAGTCTACTCTTAATTCTAGGCCACTTTTGCCTGTAAATGCAACTGATATTAATGATTACAGTTATTTGACGCCGGGCCATTTTTTAATTGGCACGTCTATGACATGTCTCCCAGAAGCAGACTTGACCGAGCTACCTAGTAATAGATTAAAATTCTGGGAAATCTGTAATAAGGTCAAAGGTCACTTTTGGAAGATATGGCATAAGTACTATTTAAATGCATTACAATGTCGTCCTAAGTGGCGTGATAGCCAACCAAACGTCAGGGTTGGTTCCTTAGTAATCATGAGGGAGCCTAACGCTCCTCCCATGACGTGGCCTATGGCCAGAATTGTTAAAGTTTATCCTGGTGATGATGATAAGGTGCGCGTGGTAGACCTTTTGGCACCGAATAAAAAGGTGTACAAACGATCATTAAGTGGTTTCGCTGTGTTACCTATAGATTAATTTTGTTGTGTGTATTCTTATGCATTCCTAATATGCATTATATTGTAATTGTGCAGGTTAAGTTTAAACCTTGAaaaggttattatttatttcattacaaaCCCTCGAGTTGTAGGTACCTTATCTTACAAAACTACTCAGAAGTTATGAGTGTTAATTCATTGTTTTTTCTTGTTTCTCAGCTTATCAGGATTTTGCTGTTATTTCTTTATGGATGATCTTTATTGATATGATCTCTAGTTtgtatttacaaaaatatttaaagaggtaactgtttattatttaattttgattgtAAACTTACATTCTGAAATGGATTATGCCATGATGCTGGGTTTACAGTCTATGCATTTTTAAGTAGCATGTTTTGGAACAACTTATAGTTATTTAAAGCGAAGGTTTTCTTCCCCGCCCCAGCATGTTGGAGGATCCAacagaaattaaaccttatttttgTCTATGTAGCGGTTGCTATGGAAACGTTTggtaacaatataaaaaatgtcttCTTGAATTCCTTCTTGATTCATACGTTGATGTGagtacataaaataaatggtTGTTCACCCGGCCACACATGGAATTATTATTTCTCGCCCACTAGAATCAGCTGCACAGCTCTACAACACCCACAGTACCTACTGCGAGCCGGCGCGCGCGCTCGGGTGGGGTCGTTGACCTAGCTTGCAACCCCTGCAGGTAGGTTTTAGCTCGCGGCTTCGCGCACATAGCACGGAATGATATAGGTAACAAGGAAAggtgatatataaataaatttgaattattttttatattataacgtGACCATAATACGTACCGTATGCCGCAActaacaaaaatctaaatttgtaGATAGGTGTTGTGTTCGTAGTTTCCGTTAGaataaggaaatattttaaaattatataattattacgatCAAAGATACGGTACCTACCATAgaattttatcacaaatattattcatttttagttaaaaatattgtgccaaattgtacaggctgtaatttttataacaagtaatatgttaaaaaataatggaacctgaaaatgtaatattatatttcgttaaattttatatagTTTCAGTTTCAGCTTATTTATTCAAGAACAATTTTTACATCGTGTTTGTTTATACACTTTAATCCTTCCATTCTGTATCCAAAAGGGACtacctctacattcctaatgacgtttgttcgaaaatcacttggcctaactcatttggccgaattatgaaatgcctaacgctcttttggcctagcgatcatttggcataatttaaattttgccccaaaaatgacattacccagaaccgattcgctgttagaaaggtaggtttaggttaggttagaaccgtgacctcacacaaatccgaatTGCTTCTAAAAAGTGGGttttaacggcgttaggcgaaacaatattaggacatttaaattaggccaaatgatcattatgccaataaatattaggcgatctaaaaatcgaagaaaaagctgtaggaatctagatatacatccaTCCAAAACACTCCTCTCTCACGAGACTATTCAGATGGTACGCGACTGAACTTTGTGCTTCGTCCGCCTCGCCTGTGCGCGCTGTGTGTGTAGGGTGAAGTGGTCGACAGTCAgtggttcgttttttttttcaaaggccATATCTCCGGAACTATTGCCGATAGGGAGTGAGTATAAAGAACAAAATTACAGTAAATTTAATATAGTTTTAGTATGTattattgattaaaaaaaaaataatattttcaaactcaaagaAACCTAATATGTATTGcactatgttatttttttgcttaCCGTTATCCCATGATTAAATATATTGTACATTGATTCGGTTCGGAGGTGGTGTCACCCCTTTTCCAGGCATTGGATACTGCGAATAATTAcccattttgataattttaagcagggactacctctacattcctaatgacgtttgttcgaaaatcacttggcctaactcatttggccgaattatgaaatgcctaacgctcttttggcctaacgattatttggcataatttaaattttgccccaaaaatgacattacccagaaccgattcgctgttagaaaggtaggtttaggttaggttagaaccatgacctcacacaaatccgaatcgcttctaaaaaagtgggttttaacggcgttaggcgaaacaatattaggacatttaaattaggccaaatgatcattatgccaaaaaatattaggcgatctaaaaatcgaagaaaaaactttaggaatctagatatacatcctTTTAAGCAATATAAATCATCAAtagaatcaaataaaagtaaggCGTAGATAAAAGCtaataagtaatagttatttgttatacaagggtgcaaagttgaacttggcgagtttttcaacacacgaaaagtaaatacatttgcacccgtttgTAACACGAAACTTTTTCCCTCCActatttatagcgaggaaagtacaacgcaaaaagcgtATGTAGAATAGTATAAatattttgaagccctactgatttttctgcatatagatttaatgtctaaaattcctaaagtatattatatttcaggcatacaaataattacacagaaaaaaattataGTAACCCTATTCCTCGGGTAGGTTGTTAGTTTCCTTTGAttccttagagcggaaatagtTTAGTTAAACAATTTAGTTCCACCAATGAgtagacggagccccgctactcGGGGCTCCGTCTACTCATTGGTGGaactaaattgttttaaaaataaccctTTTCCTCGTGTAGGTTCCTTAGTTaccttagagcggaaataggagaCCCGCGTAGCGGGGCTTCGTCGGTTTATTGGcggaacaaaattgtttcaaaaagtAACCCTTTACCTCGTGTAGTTAGTTtccttttgctagttatcttttgtccttaaaagcggatatagaaattgtcaacgtcggctccttggcgagaccaaatggtttaataagtgccatgaaaatttaataaatactgaaCAAGTTAGTAAGCCAAATTACAAGTTTCGAAAATGCAGACTAAAATaacattgcaacattttttatgggaaacaatagaGAACCATTTAATGCTATTAGTGAAGAAACACATGCTTATTAAGGTTCACTATTAtttggcagaaactttttacgcatatatttgattcgtataatagttcttggcagaagtcatgtttggcagaaacaccttacgcagaatatgctttggcataaatcatttcgcagatttttgtaataccgaatcatctgttgtcataatgttgatgaccataatagtcttctagtcgaacattacttttgcagataatatttgtgcataatatttaggtggcataaagttgcaatttgctatttgatagcgagttggatgtgttggggatgcaagatacctaacactcctcctcgcttcgctcgtcgtcgtacctaacggtgactctggggcagtttttctcttatgatagcgtgtaataattctgctaatgtaatattatgctataagattattatggtacatacaattatgctaaatcaaagtcgaccaaagtaatgttctgtaaaacaatacatacatacatacaatcacgcctgtatcccataaaggggtaggcagagcacatgaaactactaaagcttcagggccactcttggcaaataaggggttaaaagaaaatgaaactgtggcattgcagtgacaggttgccaacctctcgcctacaccacaatttaacccatttaaaacaatattctgccaaatgtgtcttatgcatggtagtaataatgccaactaaattttctgcaaaattaccattcgactgaaagtgtttctgcgaaacatgttatgcgaagtgtgtttcggactaaaattattctaccagatgagggtaacccggtTATTAATCATTATGACTTGTGATAAATCCTTAGATCAATTATTCCGAGtaagtttatttccttcaacattaTGGATTTGTACATCTATGGCCTTTGATTATTATggctaataaattttatgactaacaatacttatgactttcaaaaatcagaactacaatttctgacgtttaattttatgactagtgataatatgactaagaaaaattatgacggaaaacgttatggatagtaaaaatcggacttaaaaaattatgggaaccaatagagacccgtcAGTGGCGCTTCATTTGAATAGCCTCGTGAGAGAGGAGCGTTAGAGAGAGAAGAGTGTTTTGAAGACAGAATCGAAgatttaaaatgtacataagtaataaacaaaattgATGATGAATTTTGATGTTCTATTCTTTTTTCACACAGCCAGCCGGCAGCCCATGTGCAGAAAATATtgcttgttataaaaattactgcCTGTATAGTTTGGTTCCCTGTATGATATTTGTAACAAAATTCAACGTTTCTATGGTAGGTCGAATCTTTGATCGTAATAATtatcatataattttaaaatgtctcGTTATTCAAAATGTAACTTATAGGTACTTGAGTTGTACTGTGCGTGCTAAATATGCAATCTGCCTGTATGCAGTCTTTCGCCGGCTCGGCGCTGCGGACTACCTACCTCGCAACTCGCAAGTCGCAACGCAACCCCAAACACAAGGCACATGCATATAATAGTTACCTATATTTATTGCTACGCGTTctgttttattgcaaaaaaagatactttttatgtgaacttacaattaatttacatcaggaaaaacatacaaaacaatgAATCTTGCCATAAATATTGTAAACGGGAGATATAAACCTTTATAATGTAGAAACTTGTcggttttgaaaaaaataaaaaccaaaaaaatattcCTCAGGCCAGAATCGAACCCAGACCATACTAGTACTACACTCTGTCAGTAAGCGGCGTTACAAACCACAGTGCCAAACTCTGCTTATGACTATTGGCCAAAATGCGCTACTACatttcacattatacattgtgaaataaacaatttgttttagtactaaaacaGGAATGatctaatgataatttagaTACATTTTGTTCCGGTTATCGATACGGTCATTGATGATGCCACAGGGCCCTCTGGTTCGAGTTTAAAGGTAATTTTATGATACGTCAATACAACAACATTCATATTGattattgacaaaaaaaatcttccataatACGACAGCATTCCAGCCGCGGGTAACtgaaggccttggtcacttttcttTTGTTTACTGCATTTATTTCCGTTTATACTATGTTTAGTAGTTTGtctcgttaaaaaaaattagcaTATTTATAGCATTAAAGTGTATTAGTACCCATACATTCGTACAGGCAACTCCTGGCGCTAGTAGCTTATAGTATTGCGATCTAGTACAAGCAACTCCTCCTAGATGGCGACTTGTTACGTATGGTGGTCTTGAATCTCGATCGACGTATCGTATAACAGGGGTGCGGGGAGGGGAAGCAGCGCGATCGAGCAAGGGCATTCAAACGGGGGACCGtcttaatattttattaggagTCGTCTCTTCAGTAATAAAGCTTATGTAGTTACATAAAACAACGATTAatttatgtatgtgtgtataaaGTCTGTATTGTTCCTACAAAACGCAAATATGGTGCAAAATAGTCAGTACAATGAGCGAACTTCCAACGAACCTTGATCTTATATAACCATGAGTTTCGTTCGAAAATTCTGGCCCGCAAAGCGTCAAGTACACTAATAAATATCTCTCAAGTTCAAGGCACCAGAGCAGCTTCAGAAATTGCCATTCCAGCAATGGACGTTTAGAAATTCAATGCTGCACTTTTGCTATTGACACGGATCGTATTGGACTGACCTTACATAGCCTTATACTGGGAATAGCTGAGTTTTATTGAGAGCACGTACGACGTACGTACCAATTTTTAAAGTGGATTAGAAAGTGATGTAAAGGAACACTCGTTCCTTACTTCTTACACGTACGTACTTAAGTCTAAGGTCCTGGGAATACAGCtgtagtgcgaaatgtttttccttcgtatttgcACGGAAACTCACGAACGTGTCACGCTATTTCAGTCAGGGTCAGTACAGGAAATACTAACGTTGACCGAGAtagcacgacaaatacgaacgtctTCGAGAAAATACGACGGAAAACTATTATGCACTGTATCTGTACGAGATTTCTCATGCccaggtacagtcaccggcaacaACATCGCCCAAAAAGAAGGCCGCAAATATCTGACTCAATCTTCTTTAGCCATAAGGGTGTGCCATAAATTTATGCAACCTTTTTTTCGATGATGTTATTGCCGTTGCAGTGACTATacgatatgaaatgaaatgaatgaaatgaaatattttatttgcaagaaaTGTGGTACATTAGATTAGGTGGTAGGTAAACATGCGTTATTCTGATCGTCACATTTCGCCGAGGGTGTAGGCATGCAAATTTTTCTTATTGACTAGAAATTTGACTTACGACTAAATATTTACAAGTACAAACGATATAGTACAACGCCAACTCCAACTACTCttaaattataatacttatgtcACAAAGTTTAAGAGTACTCACAGAATTCATGTTACATGCTAAAATGATATGTAATGGATAACGTAAGTTTACAAGTGGGAGAGGCAAAAAGTGAACTTATCTATCTACTAGCACTTGGTGCTTTACCTGGTAGGAGTTCCACTGTaattagataaaataaaaatccgaACTATGGCCACCACCACTATCACCAGTTTTTCAAGATTTTTGTTACAATAATCGAAACTTAATCTGTTTTACAAAATCTAAGTCTCTCGTTTCTTTTACGATGATACTGGCGATGACGTTGACATTTTAGTTTAAAATCTTGTTATATGAGCTCCAAGCTCCAAAGAGTAAAGTAGGAGATGGTATAGCgtgtttaaaaattaaaaacctaATTGAACCAAGATTTAAACCCCCAAATGCCACCAAACCACTCCAAAAAACTACCGTTCAAGTTCACATATTGATTTCAGGGACGCTCCCATGTTCAATGGAGGTTATTTCAACAAGTCTGCAAGTTCAGCGGCCCCGAATCCACGACAACCAGACAAACAAAATAGATAGGGATCATTTGTGATTCCATGCCAGTCATTAGGAACGTAAACTTTCAGACAATGAATGAGTGTAAATCTGTATACAGAGCGGTATATATAACAGAAGATAGACAGCTCTGCAAAATTGTACAGCTCTGCTCTTATTTGGGGTGTAAGCCCTGAACGCCTCTTCCTATCTACCTAACAAGAAAGAAGaatggttccagtaaaggatggtacggcagtgtttgcttcgcgctcgacttggcggaggcactgccgtgccccccgATCTCTTGACTTGATTTAGGACTACAactttttcatatttattacgCTTAGAAACAGACTATCCTAAAAAGGGATATACCTTGCCGAAAACTTTTTGGTCCACATTCGACGATTCTTCTCTTTCCGCACAGGCAgagtgtacctacctattatagtaaattaaatatgtgtgATGTGTAGGTAACTACCTACAATTTATACGTCAGCCAAAAATAGCATACAAAAGTACCACAATAATCTCATAGAAGTATGACCTAtctactatcagctgcaaaagtgcatggcgaatttatcaattaattcattcataatttctctatGCAATTTTGTAACTCACTGTACAAGAACGTTCGGCGTGTGCTATCATAATCGCTGCCAAGTTACCTTGGTCTGACTCTATTCAATGTCGTTTTTTGAATATCATAAAATTTATTCGGTCGCTACCCTTTAACATCTAGCAGCTAGTGTTGCTGTAGACAAATACCctgtaagtaggtatgttttCAATATCAACCAAACTACATAAAAAACTAATCGTTTAAGTTCGTCAATCCCGAGCATCGCCGTGACGCGAAAgtttatgtttttgtttacaCTTTCCGCGATGCTAACGACCTACCGTTTAGCCTACTTTCTTACTAGACACACTACAAGTTTCACCGTAACTCTCAATTAGGAATTACGCTTCTACGTTCAGGGTGCGTACTGCGTAGGCAAAATGGCAATAGTTTACGCTTCGTAGCGTAGTTAGTTGTCTCTATCACTCTTTTAAGGGCGGTatggttgcaccaaaccgttgAGAATAAAGGAGAGTTCAATAAATTTGTACTCTGAACGCGCGCAATATTCTATTAGGGTCCATGTTACCGTTTGATGTGTACTTGGATGAAAATAAATATCTCTATATCTATATCGAACTGTGTGGAAACATGATAACTTTGTTGTAGATGTATAATACATACATGTTACTGTTTACACAGTTTACAGAAATGTTTAAAAATTGGTCTATAAGACTAAAATCAAAGTCCTGTGGattgtaaatgaaaatgaaatatttatttttcaaggaGACACATTACAATGCTCATATGTTTACAAAAATTCAATAATCGACTCCAACCTATTAGTTGTCGCTAACGCTACCTGTGGCATTGTCCGCTCGATAAAAACATTACAGGCCAACCCAACCCCATCGTTAAATCGGAATCATGGTACATTTTTTACATTACCTAAGTTTTGTCACACAGTGTGATTTCGACCGCTGCCTTGTTAACACGGCCAAAGCGCGGGAATTTCGCAACGTTTTCTTTTTGACAGCTCGAACGCGGGAAAATGACTAATCGTTTTTAAAAAGTGTTGTTTATGGTCTATAGCGTAATAGTGCGGGGACACGCGACCGGCCGGCCCGGTAGCGTCGACTTATCGCAGGTAAATGTTGTTTACAGTGCTAGCACAATTACAAAGTTAATTGCCCCAAGGGAGGGTTATGATAATTTCCGACATTGCGTGCCGGAAAAGTTggcaaattaattaaaaatgtatttgttaGATAGACTGAAATCAAAGATATTAATTGAAATCAACAGTAGTTCAAGTTCGATATACCTACATTCAATTCGTATCTACATGTTATGATAATTACGTAGTGGaataatattttcaataaattttaggtacttaattttaaaaaaatgggaCCCCTTCCATGAAAGATAAAATATGTTAACAAAAGCTAAACAGAAGTGTAGAAGAGATCAGATAGCTATCACTAGACTAAGAATAGGACACACAAACTTAACCCATTGCTACCTTATTATCGGTATCGGTAATATcggtaggaggtagggcatagcgaatgatattccgctttgtgtggtagggcacagcacagcggatatcgtctcgctcgaatctagagcagagcccaactggggtagtacctccgccttacagaagaccgcagccaaatagcactagaccctactcatagtgttgtgttcctgccggtgagtaaggctgccggagctcaacgagggcgcggtgtgctgatgacgggaggacttacggaactaacttgttccgtctattgtccgtcGTCCGTCGGCAAcctgaaccctccttagaacttgtacactcctttttgctgtgtacttaacacagcaaaagggagtgtacaagtttctaatggggtggcaacgggCATGTGATACTATTTGAGTTgcatgcgtccataggttacggtgaccgctttacatcaggcgggccgtatgcttgtttgccaccgacgtagtattaaaaaaaaatgtactaagaATGAGAAGAGTAAATATGATAAATGCGGTTTGGAGTTAACTGTTAAGCATATTTTAATCGAGTGTTTAGCATATAAGGAAGAaagagaaaaatgtaaattGCCTATAACTTTAAAGGATTGTTTGAATGATAAGAATCTGAATGTACttagatttataaaattaattgatgtatataaaaaaacgtAATTCTCTTGTCGTCGCTAATGACCTTGTTGTTAAAAAGCgaccttaaataaaaaataaacaaaaagaaaaaagaaaaatactcTCAAAAATCCTCATGAAAAACACCTTATTTTATAGACAGACCAAGCTAAGTAGGTGGGCATCGTTTTAATAACTCCGCCTGTACACTTTAAACGTCaattttttatagaattttgaCGTCTAAAATAACACTTGCTCAGCATGTGCTATGAAAATCGCTGACAACTTAGCCGTATGAGCCGTATCTAACTACATAATATGATTGGTATTTCTTTCGGCACTAAGAGttctagtacctacctatagcaAGAGAGTAAGAGAACGTAGAAATATAATGTGTACCTACCAACCTACCCTTTGCTAAAAGAACCACATTCGAATCGCCAGCCAAAGCTTTTTGACACCTGTGAACTCTGTAATTACATAATTTACATAGTTACgtagtaggtatacctacttacCTGTTTCTTTATTGATTCTTACTACTTAAATAAATGAGTTTCTGCATTTAATTATACTACACTCTACTTAAAGTACTCGGCATAATAATGTAATGACATACATAAattatattcaataaataacatgcctatctaaaatatttaatttagaaaagCGCCACAATCCTTCAATCTTGTCTGCCTGTTTAATattccttcatttattttagATAACAATTACTTCGTGTTGACGTGTAacattcataataatcataattaaaCTCTATCACGAATCTAAATATAACTAGGTACTATAAGTAACAGCGTTGTCGGAATCGCTGTGCCCTGAATAGTTACGGTTTCAACTAACCTAGTATTTAAAATGCACATGTACAATGCAGTGGTTGCCGACGTCATTTACTTTGCAGTAATATTTTTGCCACTAATGCGCCAACACGGTTCGTAAAGGAACTGAAGGATTAACGAAAATGCAGTTTCGTACGCGTAGTGTTGGAGATTGGATTTTAGGAAGTTTGTTCAGTGACCTGTTTAGCTTAATTATAAATCTTAATTCTTTGGTTACCTAGTTAGAAACcagaaatatttaataaatggtTAGTAGATTATGATAAtctttatagtttattttaaaattgagAAATAGGACAGTGATTTTAATTCGATTGTTAATATTTATCGATTAATTTTGGACACTAGTTGCTTGTGCGTTTGTTTCATGCGATGCGGGACATAGTCGCGTCACTATTACTGTCAACTGCGGCTTGTCAAAATGTCATTAACTTCAGTTGTTTGGTTCGAATTGTAACTTTGCTAcgtaatgtaattttatttgggTCTTTTGCGACCATTTAACGAATTAAGCAGTATTTTCACacagatatttttaatttgtggttACAAAATGGGGTTCATTCTTATAATGATTAAGAATATATTGGAAACATTTAAGGTTAGtggaaacaataaaattaacaacaaACGGTTTCGTAAATAACAAAGGACAATAGGTAGTAATATATGCAGGATATCTTGCTACTGTACGCTTTGTTTCATTACATATTATCTCCATACTGGGTTCTTTACGGTTTATATTATTACTCTTATCATAGCTTCTTAAATATAATTCACATCTCTTCCTTTCTTAACATAAAAATTTATATTACCTATTCAGGAACAGCAATACTTTTTATGAAAcaagaaaaagttttttttctggtatttaaaagtatttaagGATTCTATCCGGCCCTTCACCGGTCTttcaaaatagtgtgtgataCTTAGGTAGGTTGTTGTTACTGTGTTTTGGTTGTTTCATAGGAACAGCACAAaagaacaaaaataattatacagtttCCATCCTGCATAGAGGGTCCCAGGAGAGAAGTACTGCTCATaagaggaggcctgtgcccaaCAGTGACACACATTATAGGATATTTATAAATTTCAagtttatttcttattatagttattattcCCTGGTCAGCAAGGcgggattaagggtagagcagCTTCTCTAGGCGCCAAATGGTAGGAAGAGCGTTCACTGAAAaaatcgctcccaactagtatgATCTCCAAAGTGTAGTACCTAGTTcattcttttaggacatttaggatAGTAGTACACCAAGAGAGCAatagacaaattgtgcatatggcgtacagtaacgctcacTCGTACTAGCCGAGCGCTGAACGGCCATTATCTCGCGCTCTCGATCCGAGTCAGTTGTTGTGGTCGGATCACAcagatcgctttgctgtcattgacACTTCTCGGCTCTTTGCTCTTTTCGCTctcattctgttgcgcgtgtgtgagtgtactaaatgtactagagagcagaatcatttgggagtagtttgGTCTAGTTCAGTGCAGAGAATTGTGTCTTTTGTagtattagtacatgtactacacaagcctagtgTGTTATTCAAATATTAACCTAGATCAAAACGTCCCCACAAAGACTCTCACACAAATGTTTTGTCGGCAGACTGTGCTCGAGTCAGGGAGTGTGGGGAACGCTTCATCATCTGATGAGGAACTGGAGCAGTGGGAGCAGATCTTCATGATGAGAGATGAGAACGGCAACAGTTATAATGACAAGTAAGTGCACCTGTATTGCTATTTGGACATTTTCGCGAGagcaatcaccaaaaatattttttctaaggtaggtaaattttatgtttttccttctCAAAATCCCTTTCATCTTTCATCAAGgtcaaaaaacaagagacaaaaatatggacccaaaattttctattattttgcaactttccactttgtaactgctgcacaaagtgtttgaaaaatggtaacgaagtggaaaaataaaatttgggacgctttttttacctagtaggatcgaaagggctcatgattctgagtacatTAAATTtgcctattttagaaaaaaaagtaa is a window encoding:
- the LOC125229755 gene encoding uncharacterized protein LOC125229755 isoform X1, translating into MKAQCAKQLMGSLPPERVTACRAFQKVGIDFAGPITVKNSRVRRALQTKGYICVFVCFVTKAIHLELSSDLTTDAFLACFKRFIARRGLPTDVFCDNGGCFKGAKNQLVELYNLSTSQNHQTLVQSYAAQQRINFHFVPSYSPVFAGLAEAAVKSSKYHLKRILQSYVLTYEQINTILCQIESTLNSRPLLPVNATDINDYSYLTPGHFLIGTSMTCLPEADLTELPSNRLKFWEICNKVKGHFWKIWHKYYLNALQCRPKWRDSQPNVRVGSLVIMREPNAPPMTWPMARIVKVYPGDDDKVRVVDLLAPNKKVYKRSLSGFAVLPID